A genomic window from Astatotilapia calliptera chromosome 12, fAstCal1.2, whole genome shotgun sequence includes:
- the LOC113033738 gene encoding uncharacterized protein LOC113033738, whose protein sequence is MMSNLIKPDSFHPDNGENEMPIVIIRRLFNVSRTWDQARRQLKNCFSYILSYIFRLFIISIALTLGFLFAILYCKLQPCSHFCRSYFADYTSCSILQDTYLMHSSRSLKSVNSNIDATNKPFYAPSRTGANAWYENARTAARDLGNSNCYVCSKANPEQVIVGYPISGFPLTEGLEKISGNNALFKDTLQLTLSPLDCLLRHTHTPTNPETPLGELLKLSNDTAGTCAPMKRPKNRLKPSLPLGQIPLHFNTSMICLRRLKLTGPDTHIDYTKDDYTFFSDSPGARCNETWLAVSVAEVLSYLEEHTHSSSSSRESIIVPPEGVLNDTDWGELVKSHMVTRLTRPIPHAYWMCNNTLRLALPVNWTGTCGLVTVDVCCTFIPNNTAPNGSFTQAMNKLEALQIELIANAGHGQWLHKWLQDTFGRWKELIVAFVTVAACF, encoded by the coding sequence ATGATGTCTAACCTGATAAAGCCAGACTCATTTCATcctgataatggagaaaatgaaatgcccattgTCATCATACGACGCTTATTCAATGTCTCTCGAACCTGGGACCAGGCCAGGAGACAACTGAAGAACTGTTTTTCTTATATACtttcttatatatttaggttatttaTCATATCTATCGCATTAACCTTaggatttctctttgctattttgtattgtaaactgcaaccatgttcacatttctgcaggtCATATTTTGCTGACTATACCTCATGCTCCATTTTGCAAGACACCTACTTAATGCACTCCTCACGTTCCCTAAAATCAGTAAATAGCAACATAGACGCCACTAATAAACCATTTTATGCACCCTCTAGAACAGGAGCTAACGCCTGGTATGAAAATGCCAGAACAGCCGCTCGTGATTTAGGAAACAGTAACTGTTATGTATGTTCAAAGGCTAATCCAGAACAGGTAATAGTAGGATACCCCATATCCGGTTTCCCCCTCACTGAGGGACTAGAGAAAATCAGCGGAAATAATGCTCTCTTTAAAGACACTTTACAGTTGACTCTGAGCCCTCTCGACTGCctacttagacacacacacacaccaactaacCCTGAGACTCCATTAGGCGAATTATTGAAGTTATCTAATGACACCGCAGGGACCTGCGCCCCAATGAAACGCCCTAAGAATAGGTTAAAGCCCTCACTGCCCTTAGGACAGATCCCTCTCCATTTTAATACTAGTATGATATGTCTGCGCAGATTAAAGTTAACTggcccagacacacacatagattataCAAAGGATGACTACACATTTTTCTCTGACTCCCCAGGTGCACGCTGTAATGAGACATGGCTAGCTGTCTCTGTGGCTGAAGTTTTATCATATctggaggaacacacacacagttcaagttCGAGCAGAGAATCGATCATTGTTCCCCCAGAGGGTGTCTTAAATGATACTGACTGGGGGGAGTTAGTTAAATCACACATGGTCACGCGCCTGACCAGACCAATCCCACATGCTTATTGGATGTGCAATAATACTCTTAGATTAGCTTTACCTGTTAATTGGACCGGTACCTGTGGTCTAGTAACCGTTGATGTATGCTGTACTTTCATTCCCAATAACACCGCTCCTAACggttcattcacacaagctatGAATAAACTTGAAGCATTGCAGATAGAACTAATTGCCAATGCAGGTCACGGTCAGTGGCTACATAAGTGGCTACAGGACACGTTTGGAAGATGGAAGGAACTAATTGTGGCCTTTGTAACCGTTGCAGcatgtttttga